The nucleotide window TAGGAATTCGGTTGAAGTTGAGGCCGGTTGCCAGGCTTGCTTCGTCAGTCATCCTGAGCCGGGCGAAGGATAACTGACGAACCGTTCAAATGGCCCAGGGAGTACGCACAAACTCCGGATACTGGGCAAAAACCTGGTCGGCTTTCAGCAGCGGATACTCGGGGCTGGCGCGGTTGTAAATGGTCAGAATGGCGTTGTTGCCGGGCGGTACGGCGTCTTGGCGCTCCATCTGCTTTTCCTTCAGCAGGTAGGGCTGAAACCAGGCCACTGCTTGGCTTAGGCTGCGGCCCTCGGGCTGGTATAGTGCCACAAGTCCACGCCGGCTTGAGGGGCCAGCACGGCTAGCTGCAGCCAGCCTTGCAGGTTCATGCTCACGTAGTTCCAGGGCCGGGTGCGGGCCAGCTCCAGGGGCTGGGAGCCGTCGGCGGCAAACTGTACCGGCAGGCGAGGCAAGGTGTGAGTTTCGAGGGTTTTGCGGGCCAGGTCCTTGTTGCCGATGAACAGGGCGAAGTCGACAACCTGCACGTCGTGGAAGGTGCCGTGGTTGTTTTTATTCTGGCCTTCTTCCTGCCCGATTTTGCTGGTCGTGAGCCACTGGGTGTACTGCGCGTACCAGACTTTCAGGTCTTTCACCAAGGCCGGCGACACGCTTTTGCTGCCGCTGAGCAACGCCAGCGCATCGGGAATGTAAACCAGGTGGCGGCTTTCGATGATGCCGAAGCTGCGCCCGTCGTTGGTGCCGGGAATGCCCTGCCCGAAGTTCAGGTTGGGATTCATGCGCGTGGCCGGGTCCAGAAACCAGGTGCGTAGCAGCTTGGCCGCGTGGGCCGCGTACTGCTCATTGCTGGAGAAGTAGTAGCCCAGGGCCAGGTCCTTTACATCGTGGCTCATGGCGGCCAGGTTCTCATCGTCCTTTAGGGCCTTGGTTTCGGGGTTTACCAGGCCGTCCTTCTGCAGGTAGGGTTTGCCGTCGGGCTTGCTGGGGTCGGGCCACCAGTAGGGGGCCTGCGAAATGTAGTCGTGCTTGTCGCCGCTGGGTGGCACGCGCTGCTTGCTGGTCACGGTGTAGGGGCCGTGCTGCAGGGCTTGGTCGGCTTTGCTGAGCAGGGTTTTTACCTGTTTGGCTTCAGCCGCGCTGCCTTTTTGATAGGCTGTTTTATAGGATGCCAGGGCGCTGGGGTCGAGGAGCAGAAAGGGCGTCACCGGGGCCGCCTGCGCGGCCCCGGCTAGTGCTACGAGTATCGCCCCACCAGCACCCCAAGCCAGAGCTTGTGATTTGTGCGCATTTGTTATTGCCCGGGGTAGCCCGGGTTTTGGGTCAGATTGGTATTGAGAATCAGCTCCTGCTGCGGAATCGGGAAGAGCAGGTAGCGGTCGTCGATGTCGCGGTTGAACACGGCCTTTTCGCGCTGCTTGAGGCGGTTCAGGCGCACCAGGTCAAACCAGCGGTGGCCTTCCTGCACCAGCTCCCAGCCCCGCTCCCGCACCAGCAGGTCCACGAATGCATCTTTGCTGGTCACTTTGGAAGTCGGAATTGGAGCCAGGCCGGCCCGCACCCGCACCGCGTTGATGCCCTGGTACTTGGTGGGGTCGCCGGGGTTCAGCGCGTTCAGGGCTTCCGACTGCAGCAGCAGGATGTCGGCGTAGCGCGTAATCAGGTAGTTGGTGCGAGCGTCGTTGCCGATGCGCTTAT belongs to Hymenobacter cellulosilyticus and includes:
- a CDS encoding alginate lyase family protein, which produces MTPFLLLDPSALASYKTAYQKGSAAEAKQVKTLLSKADQALQHGPYTVTSKQRVPPSGDKHDYISQAPYWWPDPSKPDGKPYLQKDGLVNPETKALKDDENLAAMSHDVKDLALGYYFSSNEQYAAHAAKLLRTWFLDPATRMNPNLNFGQGIPGTNDGRSFGIIESRHLVYIPDALALLSGSKSVSPALVKDLKVWYAQYTQWLTTSKIGQEEGQNKNNHGTFHDVQVVDFALFIGNKDLARKTLETHTLPRLPVQFAADGSQPLELARTRPWNYVSMNLQGWLQLAVLAPQAGVDLWHYTSPRAAA